Genomic window (Scleropages formosus chromosome 16, fSclFor1.1, whole genome shotgun sequence):
TCAGCAGCTGTGCTCGTTGTGTCAGaaactgtggtcgttgtgtccacagctgtggtcgttgtttcagcagctgttgtcgttgtgtccgcagctgtggttgttgtttcagcaACCGTCGTCgttgtgtcagcagctgtggtcgttgtgtcagcagctgtggtcgttgtttcagcagctgtggtcgttgtgtccgcaactgtggtcgttgtttcagcagctgtggttgtggcagcagctgtggtcgttgttttggcagctgtggtcgttgtgtcagaaactgtggtcgttgtgtccgcagctgtggtcgttgtttcagcagctgttgtcgttgtgtcggcagctgttgtcgttgtgtcggcagctgtggtcgttgtgtcggcagctgtggtcgttgtgtccgcAACTGTGctcgttgtttcagcagctgtggtcgttgttttgagagctgtggtcgttgtgtcggcagctgtggttgtggcagcagctgtggtcgttgtgtcagcaactgtggtcgttgtttcagcagctgtggtcgttgtgtccgcaactgtggtcgttgtttcagcagctgtggttgtggccgcagctgtggtcgttgtgtcagcagctgtggtcgttgtgtcagaAACTGTGGTCGTTGTCtccgcagctgtggtcgttgtttcagcagctgttgtcgttgtgtcggcagctgttgtcgttgtgtcggcagctgtggtcgttgtgtcggcagctgtggtcgttgtgtcggcagctgtggtcgttgtgtccgcAACTGTGctcgttgtttcagcagctgtggtcgttgttttgagagctgtggtcgttgtgtcggcagctgtggttgtggcagcagctgtggtcgttgtgtcagcaactgtggtcgttgtttcagcagctgtggtcgttgtgtccgcaactgtggtcgttgtttcagcagctgtggttgtggcagcagctgtggtcgttgtgtcagcaGCTACTGTTgttgtgtcagcagctgtggtcattgtttcggcagctgtggtcgttgtttcggcCGCTGTCGTCGTTGTGtccgcagctgtggtcgttgtttcagcagctgtggtcgttgtgtccgcAACTGTGctcgttgtttcagcagctgtggttgtggcagcagctgtggtcgttgtgtcagcaGCTACTGTTgttgtgtcagcagctgtggtcgttgtttcggcagctgtggtcgttgtgtcagcagctgtggtcgttgtttcggcCGCTGTCGTCGTTGTGtccgcagctgtggtcgttgtttcagcagctgtggttgttGTGTCAGctactgtggtcgttgtttcggcagctgtggtcgttgtttcggcAGCTGTGCTCGTTGTGTCCGCAGCTGTGctcgttgtttcagcagctgtggttgttGTTTCGGCAGCTGTGGTTGTTGTGTCACctactgtggtcgttgtttcggccgctgtggtcgttgtgtcagcaactgtggtcgttgtgtcggcagctgtggtcgttgtgtccgcAGCTGTGGTCATTGTTTCGGCAGCTGTGGTTGTTGTGTCACctactgtggtcgttgtttcggccgctgtggtcgttgtgtccgcAACTGTGGccgttgtttcagcagctgtggtcgttgtgtccgcagctgtggtcgttgtttcagcagctgtcgTCGTTGTGTCGGCAGCTATGGTTGTTTTTTCGGCTGCTGTCGTCGTTGTGtccgcagctgtggtcgttgtgtccgcAACTGTcgtcgttgtttcagcagctgtggttgttgtggcagcagctgtggtcgttgtgtcagcaGCTACTGTTGTTGTGtccgcagctgtggtcgttgtgtcggcagctgtggtcgttgctTCGGCCGCTGTCGTCGTTGTGTCCGCAGATGTGGTTGTTGTGTCACctactgtggtcgttgtttcagcagctgtcgTCGTTGTGGCAgcaactgtggtcgttgtttcggcCACTGTCGTCGTTGTGtccgcagctgtggtcgttgtgtcggcagctgtggtcgttgtttcagcagctgtggtcgttgtgtcggcaGCTGTGGTTGTTGTGTCACctactgtggtcgttgtttcagcagctgtggtcgttgtgtcagcagctgtggtcgttgtttcagcagctgtggtcgttgtgtccgcAGCTGTGGTTGTTGTGTCACctactgtggtcgttgtttcggcACCTGTCGTCgttgtgtcagcagctgtggtcgttgtttcagcagctgtgctcgttgtttcagcagctgtggtcgttgtgtcagcaCCTGTGGTTGTTGTGTCACctactgtggtcgttgtttcagcagctgtggtcgttgtgtcagcagctgtggtcgttgtgtcagcaGCTATGGTCGTTCTgtcggcagctgtggtcgttgtctCAGctactgtggtcgttgtttcggcagctgtggtcgttgtgtcagcGACTGTGCTCGTTGTTTCGGCCGCTGTCGTCGTTGTGtccgcagctgtggtcgttgtgtcagcaGCTACTGTTGTTGTGtccgcagctgtggtcgttgtgtcggcaCCTGTCGTCGTTGTGTCGAcaactgtggtcgttgtgtccgcaactgtggtcgttgtgtcagcgactgtggtcgttgtttcggcCGCTGTCGTCGTTGTGtccgcagctgtggtcgttgtgtcggcagctgtggtcgttgtttcggcAGCTGTGGTTGTTGTGTCACctactgtggtcgttgtttcggcACCTGTCGTCGTTGTGTCCgcaactgtggtcgttgtttcagcagctgtggtcgatGTGTCAGCgactgtggtcgttgtttcggcaactgtggtcgttgtgtcagcaACTGTGGccgttgtttcagcagctgtggtcgttgtgtccgcagctgtggttgttgtttcagcagctgtggtcgttgtgtcggcaGCTGTGGTTGTTGTGTCACctactgtggtcgttgtttcggcACCTGTCGTTgttgtgtcagcagctgtggtcgttgtttcagcagctgtgctcgttgtttcagcagctgtggtcgttctgtcggcagctgtggtcgttgtctCAGctactgtggtcgttgtttcggcagctgtggtcgttgtgtcagcGACTGTGCTCGTTGTTTCGGCCGCTGTCGTCGTTGTGtccgcagctgtggtcgttgtgtcagcaGCTACTGTTGTTGTGtccgcagctgtggtcgttgtgtcggcaCCTGTCGTCGTTGTGTCGAcaactgtggtcgttgtgtccgcaactgtggtcgttgtgtcagcgactgtggtcgttgtttcggcCGCTGTCGTCGTTGTGtccgcagctgtggtcgttgtgtcggcagctgtggtcgttgtttcggcagctgtggttgttgtgtcagcagctgtggtcgttgtttcggcACCTGTCGTCGTTGTGTCCGCAACTGTGGccgttgtttcagcagctgtggtcgttgtgtccgcagctgtggttgttgtttcagcagctgtggtcgttgtgtcggcaGCTGTGGTTGTTGTGTCACctactgtggtcgttgtttcagcagctgtggtcgttgtgtcagcaactgtggtcgttgtttcggcACCTGTCGTCgttgtgtcagcagctgtggtcgttgtttcagcagctgtgctcgttgtttcagcagctgtggtcgttgtgtcggcaCCTGTGGTTGTTGTGTCACctactgtggtcgttgtttcagcagctgtggtcgttgtgtcagcaactgtggtcgttgtttcggcCGCTGTCGTCGTTGTGtccgcagctgtggtcgttgtgtcggcagctgtggtcgttgtgtcgaCAACTGTGGTCATTGTTTCGGCCGCTGTGGTTGTTGTGTCAGCAACTGTGGCcattgtttcagcagctgtggtcgttgtgtccgcAGCTGTGctcgttgtttcagcagctgtggtcgttgtgtcggcaCCTGTCGTCGTTGTGTCCGCAGCTGCGGCCGTTGTTtccgcagctgtggtcgttgtgtcagcaactgtggtcgttgtttccgcagctgtggtcgttgtgtccaCAGCTGTGctcgttgtttcagcagctgtggtcgttgtgtcggcagctgtggtcgttgtgtaagcagctgtggtcgttgtttcagcagctgtggtcgttgctTCGGCCGCTGTCGTCGTTGTGTCCGCAGAtgtggtcgttgtgtccgcAGCTGTGGCCGTTGTTTCCGCAGCTGTGCTCGTTGTTTCAgcaactgtggtcgttgtttcggcagctgtggtcgttgtgtcagtGACTGTGGTCGTCGTGTCGGCAACTGTGATCGTTGTTTCGGccgctgtggtcgttgtgtccgcagctgtggtcgttgtgtccgcagctgtggtcgttgtgtcggcagctgtggtcgttgcgTCGGTCGTTGTttcggcagctgtggtcgttgtgtcgacagctgtggtcgttgtcgCTGTTGTTGTACTCTCAGCACACGTTtgtatttcagctttttctgcCCCTAGTTTCTCCTGAGCACTTGCTGCTTTGAAAGATCAGAGGTTAAAATTGCTTTTATCTTTTACCtttatatacagaaatatttaaataattaatgatgAATCAACAGGGATCTATTACTGACCCATATGGAATGTCACATTATTGATATCCAGGTATGTTTTTGAGGACGCGATGGCTTTCCTTAATGCGTATTCTGCATTTGGAATACAGGGAACTGCGTCCTGATTCTCAAAGAACAAGAGGACATCAGCATGTAGACACCTGTGACAGAACGTAGACAGAAAAAGAGTATGAAGAtgtgaaaagcaaataaaataattattcaatGAAAGAATTCAGAACCAAAAATGGAACCAAAACCCCAAAAAACATGGTcagaacattatttttacaaaataccAGAAACACAACATGACCGGAGCAAAGGGCAGTTTCCTTACTGGATCTTAATGACTTGAGACTTGATGAATGTGACAGGGAACACCCAGGAGTACACTTTACTGACCTGTAACCACCACaccaaaaacagtaaaattaattttattattacttttttcaatatttttaaagctggACTGGATTAGGTTACAGCAAATATAGTGAAAGGTGATGTACCTCTGTGGTGATGTTCACTGAAAGAGAACTACGGTCATTGTATATGGATGGGAACAAGTCAAAGCTGAGGATCAAAGCATCTTGAATGACTGAGACTGGTGAAGTTGCATTTTTGGAAgtcatttcatttgtgattGGAGATGTGGTCGTTTCAggtgtggttggagttgtggtcgtttcagttgtggttgtttcagttgtggttggagttgtggttgtttcagttgtggtcatttcagttgtggttggagttgtggttgtttcagtagttgtggtcgtttcagttgtggctggagttgtggtcgtttcagttgtggtcatttcagttgtggttggagttgtggtcatttcagctgctgtcgtttcagtagtggttggagttgtggtagtttcagttgtggttgtttcagtagttgtggtcgtttcagttgtggttggagttgcggtcgtttcagtagttctggatgtttcagttgtcgtttcagttgtggttggagttgtggtcgtttcagttgtggttgtttcagtagttgtggttggagttgtggtcgtttcagttgtggttggagttgtggtcgtttcagtatttgtggttggagttgtggtcgtttcatctgtggttgtttcagttgtggttggagttgtggtcgtttcagtagttgtggttggagttgtggttgtttcagttgtggttggagttgtggttgtttcagtagttgttgttggagttgtggttgtttcagtagttgtggttggagttgtggttgtttcagtagttgtggttggagttgtggttgtttcagttgtggttggattTGTGGTCGTAtcagttgtggtcgtttcagtagttgtggttggagttgtggttgtttcagtagttgtggttggagttgtggttgtttcagtaaTTGTGGATGTTTCAGTTGtcatttcagttgtggttggagttgtggttgtttcagttgtggttggagttgtgctCGTTTCACTTGTGattggagttgtggtcgtttcagttgtggtcgtttcagttgtggttggagttgtggttgtttcagttgtggttggagttgtgctCGTTTCACTTGTGattggagttgtggtcgtttcagttgtggttgtttcagttgtggttggagttgtggttgtttcagttgtggttggagttgtgctcgtttcagttgtggttatttcagtagttgtggttggagttgtagttgtttcagtagttgtggctggagttgtggttgtttcagttgtggttggagttgtggtcgtttcagttgtggttgtttcagtagttgtggttggagttgtggttgtttcagtagttgttgttggagttgtggttgtttcagtagttgtggttggagttgtggttgtttcagttgtggttgtttcagtagttgtggttggagttgtggttgtttcagttgtggttggagttgtggttgtttcagtagttgtggttggagttgtggttgtttcagttgtggttggattTGTGGTCGTAtcagttgtggtcgtttcagttgtggttggagttgtggtcgtttcagttgtggttggagttgtggtcgtttcagttgtggttgtttcagtagttgtggttggagttgcggtcgtttcagtagttgtggatgtttcagttgtcatttcagttgtggttggagttgtggtcgtttcagttgtggttggagttgtggtcgtttcagttgtggttgtttcagttgtggttggagttgtggttgtttcagttgtggttggagttgtggttgtttcagttgtggttggagttgtgctCGTTTCACTTGTgattggagttgtggttgtttcagtagttgtggttggagttgtggttgtttcagtagttgtggatgtttcagttgtcatttcagttgtggttggagttgtggttgtttcagttgtggttggagttgtgctCGTTTCACTTGTGattggagttgtggtcgtttcagttgtggttatttcagttgtggttggagttgtggttgtttcagttgtggttggagttgtgctCGTTTCACTTGTGattggagttgtggtcgtttcagttgtggttgtttcagttgtggttggagttgtggttgtttcagttgtggttggagttgtgctCGTTTCACTTGTGattggagttgtggtcgtttcagttgtggttatttcagtagttgtggttggagttgtagttgtttcagtagttgtggttggagttgtggttgtttcagttgtggttggagttgtggttgtttcagtagttgttgttggagttgtggttgtttcagtagttgtggttggagttgtggttgtttcagttgtggttgtttcagtagttgtggttggagttgtggttgtttcagttgtggttggagttgtggttgtttcagtagttgtggttggagttgtggttgtttcactagttgtggttggagttgtggttgtttcagtagttgtggttggagttgtggttgtttcagtagttgtggatgtttcagttgtcatttcagttgtggttggagttgtggtcgcttcagttgtggttgtttcagtagttgtggttggagttgcggtcgtttcagtagttgtggatgtttcagttgtcatttcagttgtggttggagttgtggtcgtttcagttgtggttggagttgtggtcgtttcagttgtggttgtttcagttgtggttggagttgtcgttgtttcagttgtggttggagttgtgctCGTTTCACTTGTGattggagttgtggtcgtttcagttgtggttatttcagtagttgtggttggagttgtggttgtttcagtagttgtggttggagttgtggttgtttcagtagttgtggatgtttcagttgtcatttcagttgtggttggagttgtggttgtttcagtagttgtggttggagttgtggttgtttcagttgtggttggagttgtgctCGTTTCACTTGTGattggagttgtggtcgtttcagttgtggtcgtttcagttgtggttggagttgtggttgtttcagttgtggttggagttgtagttgtttcagtagttgtggttggagttgtggttgtttcagttgtggttggagttgtggtcgtttcagttgtggttgtttcagtggttgtggttggagttgtggttggagttgtggttgtttcagttgtggttgtttcagtagttgtggttggagttgtggttgtttcagttgtggttggagttgtggttgtttcagttgtggttggagttgtggtcgtttcagttgtggttgtttcagtggttgtggttggagttgtggttggagttgtggttgtttcagttgtggttgtttcagtagttgtggttggagttgtggttgtttcagttgtggttggagttgtggttgtttcagtagttgtggttggagttgtggttgtttcactagttgtggttggagttgtggttgtttcagttgtggttggattTGTGGTCGtatcagttgtggttggagttgtggtcgtttcagttgtggttgtttcagtagttgtggttggTGTTGCGgtcgtttcagtagttgtggttgtttcagttgtggtt
Coding sequences:
- the LOC114912446 gene encoding salivary glue protein Sgs-3-like; translation: TTTTPITSETSTTPTTTETTTTPTTTETTTTETTTTPITSETSTTPTTTETTTTPTTTEMTTETSTITETTTTPTTTTETTTTPTTTTETTTTDTTTNPTTTETTTTPTTTTETTTTPTTTTETTTTPTTTTETTTTPTTTETTTTPTTTTETTTTPTTTETTTDETTTTPTTNTETTTTPTTTETTTTPTTTTE
- the LOC114912409 gene encoding mucin-2-like, encoding TEMTTETSTTTETTATPTTTETTTTTETTTTETTTTPITTETTTTPTTTETTTTTETTATPTTTTETTTTETTTTPTTTDTTTNPTTTETTTTPTTTSETTTTPTTTTETTTTPTTTETTTTPTTTTETTTTETTTTPTTTPTTTTETTTTETTTTPTTTETTTTPTTTETTTTPTTTTETTTTETTTTPTTTPTTTTETTTTETTTTPTTTETTTTPTTTTETTTTPTTTETTTTPTTTETTTTETTTTPITSETSTTPTTTETTTTPTTTTETTTTPTTTEMTTETSTTTETTTTPTTTTETTTTPTTTTEITTTETTTTPITSETSTTPTTTETTTTPTTTETTTTETTTTPTTTETTTTPTTTEMTTETSTTTETTATPTTTTETTTTEATTTPTTTEMTTETSTTTETTTTPTTTTETTTTPTTTSETTTTPTTTTETTTTPTTTETTTTPTTTTETTTTETTTTP